The Camelina sativa cultivar DH55 unplaced genomic scaffold, Cs unpScaffold00495, whole genome shotgun sequence genome has a window encoding:
- the LOC104773216 gene encoding UDP-glycosyltransferase 71B5-like translates to MTKIELVFIPSPGIGHLRPTVKLAKQLISRDDRLSITFIIIPPRNDVGDVTTYIASLTLKSQDRLRYEAISVVKQPPNADLEPSQVYIERQKSQVRDAISSITSIQDPTRKLAGFVVDMFCSSMIDVADGFGVPCYMIYTSNATFLGITLHVQEMYDEKKYDVSDLDESVDELVFPCLTRPYPVKCLPHIISSKELLPFFLALARSFRKMKGILVNTVAELEPHALKMFEGGDGDLPHVYPVGPVLDLENGSVDEDEKGSEILSWLDEQQDKSVVFLCFGSMGGFTEEQTREVAVALDRSGHRFLWSLRRTSPNIRTDRPGDFTDLEEVLPEGFLNRTSDRGKVIGWAPQAAVLAKPAIGGFVTHCGWNSMLESLWFGVPMVTWPLYAEQKVNAFEMVEELGLAVETRKCIRGDLLMVSEMETVTAEDIERATRCVMEQDSDVRKRVTEMAEKCRVALMDGGSSHLALQKFIQDVTRNVA, encoded by the exons ATGACAAAGATCGAGCTTGTGTTCATACCTTCACCAGGTATCGGCCACCTCCGGCCAACCGTAAAGCTAGCTAAGCAACTCATCAGTAGAGACGATCGTCTCTCAatcaccttcatcatcatccctcCTAGAAACGACGTCGGCGATGTAACCACTTATATCGCATCACTCACTTTAAAGTCTCAAGATCGTCTCCGTTACGAAGCTATCTCCGTCGTTAAACAACCACCGAACGCTGATCTAGAGCCATCTCAGGTCTACATCGAGAGACAAAAGTCTCAAGTGAGAGATGCA ATATCCTCAATAACGAGCATTCAAGATCCAACAAGAAAGCTGGCAGGGTTCGTGGTGGACATGTTCTGTTCCTCGATGATCGATGTAGCCGACGGATTCGGAGTTCCGTGTTACATGATCTACACATCAAACGCTACGTTTCTTGGAATCACTCTTCACGTTCAGGAAATGTACGATGAGAAGAAGTATGACGTCAGTGATTTGGATGAGTCCGTGGACGAGTTGGTGTTTCCGTGTCTGACTCGTCCTTATCCTGTGAAGTGTCTCCCTCATATCATCAGTTCAAAGGAgttgttacctttttttttagctcTTGCTAGATCATTTCGGAAAATGAAGGGTATTTTGGTAAATACTGTTGCTGAGCTGGAACCTCACGCTTTGAAAATGTTCGAAGGTGGTGATGGTGATCTTCCTCACGTTTATCCAGTTGGACCAGTGTTGGATCTTGAAAACGGTTCTGTCGATGAGGACGAGAAGGGATCGGAGATTTTGAGTTGGCTTGATGAGCAACAGGATAAGTCTGttgtgtttctctgttttgggAGCATGGGAGGTTTCACTGAGGAACAAACTAGAGAGGTAGCTGTAGCACTAGACCGAAGCGGTCATAGGTTTCTTTGGTCACTCCGTCGTACGTCTCCGAATATAAGGACGGACCGTCCCGGAGATTTCACTGATTTGGAGGAGGTTCTTCCGGAGGGGTTCTTGAACCGGACGTCGGATAGAGGGAAAGTGATCGGATGGGCACCACAAGCGGCAGTGCTAGCGAAACCGGCGATAGGAGGATTCGTCACTCACTGCGGGTGGAACTCTATGCTTGAGAGCTTGTGGTTCGGTGTTCCGATGGTGACGTGGCCGCTTTACGCGGAACAGAAGGTGAACGCGTTCGAGATGGTGGAAGAGCTGGGACTCGCGGTGGAGACACGGAAGTGCATTAGAGGAGATTTGTTGATGGTCAGTGAGATGGAGACGGTTACGGCGGAGGATATAGAGAGAGCGACCAGGTGTGTGATGGAGCAGGACAGTGATGTCAGGAAAAGAGTGACGGAGATGGCTGAGAAGTGTCGTGTTGCGTTAATGGACGGTGGATCTTCGCATTTGGCTTTGCAAAAGTTTATTCAAGACGTTACCAGAAATGTTGCTTAA
- the LOC104773218 gene encoding putative zinc finger protein CONSTANS-LIKE 11, which produces MEAQCDYCGTEKALIYCKSDSAKLCINCDVNVHSANPLFQRHTRSLLREKCFLQPTVIHCPNEKVSLCQGCHWTASNCNCLGHRLQNLNPYSGCPSPSDFTKIWSSVIEPTASNWVSPFDDSIKINELVDWDGLSTPTQTQNLKDHSSIFFMESSLPKVIEEEECSGLDLCEGINLDDAPLNFNASNDIIGCSSPDQTKCYKYEGSYKEDNKTGLSPLFLPALSGGNVVPSMSLSMTNITGESSPTDYQDCGISPGFLIGDSPWESNVEVTYNPKSRDEAKKRYKQNKSRRMFGKQIRYASRKARADTRKRVKGRFVKAGENFEYDASMVM; this is translated from the exons ATGGAGGCTCAATGTGACTATTGTGGAACCGAAAAAGCATTAATATACTGCAAATCCGATTCGGCTAAACTTTGCATAAACTGTGACGTTAATGTACACTCAGCGAATCCTCTGTTTCAAAGACACACGCGATCTTTGCTCCGCGAGAAATGTTTCTTGCAGCCCACGGTAATCCATTGTCCGAACGAGAAGGTTTCTCTTTGCCAAGGATGTCATTGGACCGCAAGTAACTGCAATTGTTTAGGACACAGACTTCAGAATCTCAACCCTTACTCTGGTTGTCCTTCTCCATCAGATTTCACCAAGATCTGGTCTTCGGTTATAGAACCTACGGCCTCGAATTGGGTTTCTCCATTTGATGATAGCATCAAAATAAATGAGTTAGTCGATTGGGATGGTTTATCTACTCCTACACAGACTCAGAATCTCAAAGACCattcttctatctttttcatGGAATCTAGTCTTCCTAAAGTGATAGAGGAGGAG GAATGTTCTGGTTTAGATCTATGCGAAGGGATTAACTTAGATGATGCACCCTTGAATTTTAACGCAAGCAATGATATTATTGGATGTTCATCACCTGATCAAACCAAGTGTTACAAGTACGAGGGTTCATATAAGGAAGATAATAAAACTGGCctctctcctctttttctcCCTGCTTTATCCGGCGGGAATGTTGTTCCGAGCATGTCGCTTTCGATGACCAACATCACAGGAGAAAGCAGCCCCACTGATTATCAAGATTGCGGGATTTCGCCAGGGTTTCTGATCGGAGATTCTCCATGGGAATCCAATGTTGAAGTTACTTATAATCCAAAATCAAGGGACGAGGCTAAAAAGagatacaaacaaaataagtCAAGGCGCAT gtttGGGAAGCAAATACGATATGCATCACGCAAAGCGAGAGCCGATACTAGAAAGCGGGTGAAAGGAAGATTTGTGAAAGCTGGAGAAAATTTTGAGTATGATGCATCAATGGTGATGTGA
- the LOC104773229 gene encoding uncharacterized protein LOC104773229 produces MVFHGLSPSFPNQTMVTPSDRSLIWIIYQIVEISLINMRDSSHLHCRSFHIVSIRRNCDVFLCRKFFSGVLDHCRWNFRVSTGECSLTQRYGVLTWVFDPGIKGGISLLDEIRIQNRCGYVPHTELGLIILICVRFGDVYSCDRCVNVFLVTLTLSYDGDVFPLPWLEYFILLIDYMGCGVYRSKMKAMIFYDDDGDNFPRLKAFLLLELVRWFIQLLCPSYYPKQDTSVMGRKMVVSDYDDDDFSFPWSGISTSLRRKIMVNNQQRCVRHFKHIVF; encoded by the coding sequence ATGGTGTTTCATGGACTGAGTCCGTCATTTCCAAATCAGACTATGGTCACTCCATCAGATCGATCCTTGATTTGGATTATCTATCAAATCGTTGAGATTTCACTAATCAATATGAGGGATTCATCTCATCTCCATTGTCGCTCCTTTCACATAGTGTCGATTCGAAGGAATTGTGATGTCTTTCTTTGTAGAAAGTTTTTTTCCGGTGTGCTCGATCACTGCCGGTGGAATTTCCGGGTTTCAACCGGTGAATGTTCTCTTACCCAAAGGTATGGAGTTTTGACATGGGTTTTTGATCCTGGAATCAAAGGAGGAATCAGTCTGCTTGATGAAATCAGAATCCAAAATAGATGTGGGTATGTCCCTCACACTGAGTTGGGATTAATTATCCTTATATGTGTAAGATTTGGGGATGTGTACTCTTGTGATAGATGTGTTAATGTTTTTCTTGTGACGTTAACATTGTCTTATGATGGTGATGTTTTCCCGTTACCTTGGctggaatattttattttgttgattgattaCATGGGATGTGGAGTGTATCGTTCTAAAATGAAGGCGATGATtttctatgatgatgatggtgataacTTTCCCCGGTTGAAAGCCTTTCTTTTACTAGAACTGGTTCGTTGGTTTATTCAATTGCTATGTCCTTCGTATTATCCAAAACAAGACACGAGCGTGATGGGAAGGAAAATGGTGGTGAGTgactatgatgatgatgatttctctTTCCCTTGGTCGGGAATTTCTACTTCtttgagaagaaaaatcatGGTCAATAATCAGCAACGATGCGTTAGGCATTTCAAACATATCGTTTTTTGA
- the LOC104773219 gene encoding B-box domain protein 30-like, whose product MCKGVEKEEERRSDDGGCRRHCSDSPNAQVRCELCDENAAVYCEADAAFLCRNCDTWVHSANFLARRHLRSVICSTCRKLTRRFLVGDNFNVVLPELRTMARGEEDSTDHKVPFAFL is encoded by the coding sequence aTGTGCAAAGgagttgagaaagaagaagagagaagaagcgaCGACGGAGGATGCCGGAGACACTGCTCGGATAGTCCCAATGCTCAGGTGAGATGTGAGCTTTGCGACGAGAACGCAGCCGTGTATTGTGAGGCAGACGCGGCTTTTCTTTGTAGGAATTGTGATACATGGGTCCATTCTGCTAATTTTCTTGCTCGAAGACATCTCCGGAGCGTGATCTGCTCGACCTGCCGGAAGTTAACTCGTCGTTTCCTTGTCGGAGATAATTTTAATGTCGTTTTACCGGAACTAAGGACAATGGCACGAGGTGAAGAAGATAGTACTGATCACAAAGTCCCCTTTgcttttctctaa